The following are encoded in a window of Rubellicoccus peritrichatus genomic DNA:
- the typA gene encoding translational GTPase TypA, with protein sequence MSSAKNIRNIAIIAHVDHGKTTLVDELLKQGGTFRENQATADRMMDSMDLEREKGITIRAKSTSVVWQDHIINIVDTPGHADFGAEVERVMRMVDGVLLLVDAYEGPQAQTRFVLKKALAEGLHPVVFVNKVDRPNSDPEAVHDKVLELFLELEATEDQFNAPFLYGSAKNGFAVRELEDEAKDMIPLFETVLEHVPAPKIEEGQPFRMLVSNIDWDDYVGRVAVGKILSGTVSPGDTVYVARRDGSRVRAKLTRLFTYTGLSSSDAAQGIAGDIVGLAGFEDVDIGETLLGDPEGEPLPFVDIDPPTISMELAVNDGPLAGQEGKLVTSRQVGERLEKEAKSNISIQVSPGDAGGVYQVKARGAMQIAVLVETMRREGYEVLVSRPTVIFKRDEEGKRLEPFETLWVETPDECVGGVIKAVAERKGKVENMVQHNNSTTIEAYIPTRGIIGMEFELTNLTSGRAVFSHLFKEYAPFAGPITTRTSGTLVSIAQGVTTAYTLNLLEDRGKLFVPAGEMVYAGMIVGENPRREDLPVNPTKEKQLSNVRSSGEGKGVQLSPPIKLSLERSIEYIADDEFVEATPKSLRLRKRILDFEKRKRESKKAATVDAV encoded by the coding sequence ATGAGTTCAGCTAAAAACATCCGTAACATCGCAATTATCGCCCACGTTGATCATGGGAAGACAACCCTCGTGGACGAACTGCTGAAGCAGGGCGGAACATTTCGTGAGAACCAGGCTACTGCCGACCGCATGATGGATTCCATGGATCTTGAGCGGGAGAAGGGGATTACGATTCGTGCCAAGAGCACTTCTGTTGTCTGGCAGGATCACATTATTAATATCGTTGATACACCGGGTCACGCTGATTTCGGGGCTGAGGTTGAGCGCGTTATGCGGATGGTTGACGGGGTGCTGCTGCTGGTCGATGCCTACGAAGGGCCTCAGGCGCAAACCCGCTTTGTCTTGAAAAAGGCTTTGGCCGAAGGGCTGCATCCGGTGGTTTTCGTTAACAAGGTGGATCGTCCGAATTCTGATCCGGAAGCTGTTCATGATAAGGTGCTTGAGTTATTTCTTGAACTCGAGGCAACTGAAGATCAGTTCAACGCACCTTTTCTCTATGGTTCGGCCAAAAACGGTTTTGCCGTTCGTGAACTGGAGGATGAAGCGAAGGACATGATACCACTTTTCGAAACCGTGCTCGAGCACGTGCCTGCGCCAAAGATCGAGGAAGGCCAGCCCTTCCGTATGTTGGTCAGCAATATTGACTGGGATGACTACGTTGGTCGAGTTGCCGTGGGCAAGATCTTGTCTGGAACGGTTTCGCCTGGAGATACTGTTTACGTTGCGCGTCGTGATGGTAGTCGTGTCCGTGCCAAGCTGACTCGCCTCTTCACTTATACAGGGCTTTCTTCTTCGGATGCGGCTCAAGGTATTGCCGGAGATATTGTCGGCCTGGCAGGTTTCGAAGATGTGGATATTGGTGAAACCCTGTTGGGCGATCCGGAAGGCGAGCCACTGCCGTTTGTGGATATCGACCCACCGACCATTAGCATGGAGCTGGCCGTTAATGATGGCCCACTGGCTGGCCAGGAGGGCAAGCTGGTGACATCGCGTCAGGTTGGTGAGCGTCTGGAAAAGGAAGCCAAGAGTAACATCTCGATCCAAGTTTCTCCAGGAGATGCGGGCGGTGTTTATCAGGTTAAGGCTCGTGGCGCCATGCAGATCGCAGTGCTTGTTGAGACGATGCGCCGTGAGGGTTACGAAGTACTGGTATCGCGTCCGACGGTTATTTTTAAGCGCGACGAAGAGGGCAAGCGCCTGGAACCATTTGAAACACTTTGGGTGGAAACGCCTGACGAATGTGTGGGCGGCGTGATCAAAGCCGTGGCCGAGCGTAAGGGCAAGGTCGAGAACATGGTGCAGCACAACAACAGCACCACAATCGAGGCTTACATTCCGACTCGTGGTATCATTGGAATGGAATTTGAGCTGACCAACCTGACGAGCGGACGCGCAGTTTTCTCTCATCTCTTTAAAGAGTATGCGCCATTTGCCGGTCCGATCACCACGCGGACCAGCGGCACGCTGGTGTCGATTGCGCAGGGTGTGACCACGGCTTATACGCTGAATCTTCTCGAAGATCGTGGTAAACTCTTTGTTCCAGCTGGCGAAATGGTTTATGCCGGGATGATTGTGGGCGAAAATCCACGTCGCGAAGACCTGCCGGTTAATCCGACCAAGGAAAAGCAGCTTTCCAATGTGCGGTCTTCCGGTGAAGGCAAGGGTGTCCAGCTTTCGCCTCCGATTAAACTCTCGCTGGAGCGTTCGATTGAATACATCGCAGATGATGAATTTGTTGAGGCTACTCCGAAAAGCCTTCGCTTGCGTAAGCGCATCCTTGATTTTGAAAAGCGTAAGCGCGAATCAAAGAAGGCAGCCACTGTGGATGCGGTTTAG
- a CDS encoding PQQ-dependent sugar dehydrogenase, translated as MNRLFCLALTLLITTCLLHGQNRIGTGGALKLYEQHCASCHGKELEGGLGGPLVGDNWDYAKDYDGMAEYIAKGNPEMGMPGFGETISAPDIRSLVIFIREMNAKAEAAEQAKAESHNGVFKTEVESFRVEKVVGGLSIPWSVAFMPDGQLLIAERGGDLRFAKDGKLAKPVKGTPEVWAHGQGGLLEVALHPDYKENGWIYLGFSEKGDEQQGGRGEGITKIVRGKIKNNRWTDEEVIFEVPPKFHNGAGVHFGTRFVFQDGYLYFSIGDRGRQNMAQDITRPNGKIHRIYDDGRIPKDNPFYNEPDAYQSIWTYGNRNPQGLDTHPVTGDIWEAEHGPRGGDEINLIKKGINYGWPVITYGMNYNGTPITDKTHAPGMEQPVLYWVPSIAVCGIDFYDGDKFPNWKNNLFAGGLASKELHRLVIEDDKITKDEIVLKGLGRVRDVASGPDGYLYLVLNGPDEIVRLEPVK; from the coding sequence ATGAATCGCCTGTTTTGCCTTGCCCTTACCCTTCTGATCACCACTTGCCTGCTACACGGACAGAACCGCATTGGCACTGGCGGTGCGCTGAAGCTCTACGAGCAACACTGTGCCAGCTGCCATGGCAAAGAGCTGGAAGGCGGCTTGGGCGGACCACTTGTTGGCGACAACTGGGATTACGCAAAAGACTACGACGGCATGGCCGAATATATAGCCAAGGGAAATCCAGAGATGGGCATGCCCGGTTTTGGCGAAACCATTAGCGCCCCGGACATTCGCTCACTCGTGATCTTTATCCGCGAAATGAATGCCAAGGCCGAAGCCGCCGAACAGGCCAAAGCCGAAAGCCATAATGGTGTTTTCAAAACCGAGGTTGAGAGCTTTCGCGTGGAAAAAGTCGTAGGCGGACTAAGCATACCATGGTCGGTCGCCTTCATGCCCGATGGACAACTATTGATTGCCGAAAGAGGCGGAGATCTGCGCTTTGCAAAAGATGGAAAACTCGCCAAACCCGTCAAAGGCACACCTGAAGTCTGGGCCCATGGGCAAGGCGGCCTGCTCGAAGTCGCACTGCATCCCGATTATAAAGAGAACGGCTGGATCTACCTCGGCTTCAGTGAAAAGGGAGACGAACAGCAGGGAGGCAGAGGCGAAGGCATAACCAAAATCGTACGCGGAAAAATCAAGAACAACCGCTGGACTGACGAAGAAGTCATCTTTGAGGTCCCACCAAAGTTCCATAATGGCGCTGGCGTGCATTTCGGCACACGCTTTGTCTTCCAGGATGGTTATCTGTATTTCTCGATTGGAGACCGGGGGCGTCAAAACATGGCCCAGGATATCACACGCCCCAACGGCAAGATACACCGGATCTATGACGATGGACGCATCCCAAAGGACAATCCATTCTACAATGAACCCGATGCCTACCAATCCATTTGGACTTATGGTAATCGCAACCCACAAGGCCTCGATACTCATCCGGTAACTGGTGACATCTGGGAAGCCGAACATGGCCCGCGCGGTGGCGACGAGATCAATCTAATCAAGAAAGGCATCAACTACGGATGGCCCGTCATCACCTATGGCATGAATTACAACGGCACACCAATCACCGACAAAACCCATGCACCAGGCATGGAGCAACCGGTCCTCTACTGGGTGCCATCCATCGCCGTCTGCGGAATTGATTTCTACGACGGTGATAAATTTCCCAATTGGAAGAACAACCTCTTTGCAGGTGGGCTTGCTTCAAAGGAGCTCCATCGCCTCGTCATCGAAGACGACAAAATCACCAAAGATGAAATCGTCCTCAAAGGCCTCGGACGCGTACGCGATGTAGCCTCCGGCCCCGACGGTTATCTATACCTCGTCCTCAATGGTCCCGACGAAATCGTTCGTCTGGAACCAGTGAAGTGA
- a CDS encoding TIGR03790 family protein: protein MELLLGLRRVAAYDNNPVLKHLHLLFLFCVTFTSALALDPERIVVVANSKDSDSVKIAEHYLKARSIPKENLFLVECSKGETISWDDFVSTIFNPLRRELFKANWIEGSISEQKDADGRLNVASLGNRMDFLVVCRIPLRISNDKARLDRDKTDQLQAQFKVNQGAVDAELSLLAVPATPTIGFVPNPLFGQAKPSSLALQQVVKVARLDGPSMEDAMALVDRAIEAEEKGLRGRAYIDLGGPHQKGDEWIESAGKRLEALDYPSTWNRAPAAIGYKERFDAPAFYFGWWKADIQGPVKERNFEFPPGALGWHLHSFSATSIRMMHKRWTGPLVARGLTATVGNVYEPYLELTHRPQGFVEALVNGMSAGDAAYYALPVLSWMAIFVGDPLYQPFKVSLESQLESLDVTDDLSQYVVIREMNRLRLQEGKNLAFAYGKKEFHSAPGLALGFELAKLSSEDGDNAEAVKFLSMAAVVPRYSPDQQGLAFNVAEFLWGINEHELAFKIMKALSISGLPESAIRDYYPKGVQWAKSLRQRREAKEWSAELTAIKERDAAKKKK from the coding sequence GTGGAATTGTTGCTTGGCCTCCGCCGCGTAGCAGCTTATGACAACAATCCTGTGCTGAAACATCTTCATCTTTTATTTCTTTTCTGTGTAACCTTTACATCGGCTCTGGCGCTTGATCCGGAGAGGATTGTTGTCGTGGCCAACTCCAAGGATTCGGATTCGGTCAAGATCGCTGAGCATTACCTGAAGGCACGAAGTATTCCCAAAGAAAATCTCTTTCTGGTTGAATGCTCAAAGGGGGAAACCATTTCCTGGGACGACTTTGTCTCGACTATTTTTAACCCACTACGTCGTGAGCTTTTCAAGGCGAACTGGATTGAAGGTTCAATCAGTGAGCAAAAGGATGCGGACGGGCGGCTCAATGTCGCCTCGTTGGGCAATCGAATGGATTTTCTTGTCGTTTGCCGAATCCCGCTGCGGATATCCAATGACAAGGCAAGACTCGACCGGGACAAGACCGATCAGCTTCAAGCGCAGTTTAAGGTCAACCAGGGGGCGGTTGATGCGGAACTTTCATTGCTTGCCGTTCCCGCGACTCCAACTATTGGGTTCGTGCCCAATCCACTTTTTGGACAGGCCAAACCCTCGTCCCTTGCCCTTCAACAAGTCGTCAAGGTCGCACGATTGGATGGGCCAAGTATGGAAGATGCGATGGCTCTCGTGGATCGAGCTATTGAGGCTGAAGAAAAGGGATTAAGAGGGCGTGCTTACATTGACCTTGGCGGTCCGCATCAGAAAGGCGACGAATGGATCGAAAGTGCCGGGAAGCGCTTGGAAGCCCTGGATTATCCATCCACTTGGAACCGCGCTCCGGCTGCGATTGGTTATAAGGAGCGTTTTGACGCCCCGGCGTTTTATTTTGGTTGGTGGAAGGCCGATATTCAAGGGCCCGTCAAGGAGCGCAATTTTGAGTTTCCTCCGGGCGCATTGGGTTGGCATCTGCATAGTTTTTCCGCGACATCGATCCGGATGATGCATAAGCGATGGACCGGCCCATTGGTTGCGCGGGGCCTGACGGCAACTGTCGGTAATGTTTATGAGCCTTATCTGGAGCTGACGCATCGGCCCCAGGGGTTTGTTGAGGCCCTGGTCAATGGAATGTCAGCAGGGGATGCCGCTTATTATGCGTTACCGGTTTTGAGCTGGATGGCAATCTTCGTGGGAGACCCACTTTACCAGCCATTCAAGGTTAGCCTGGAATCACAGCTCGAATCATTAGATGTTACGGATGATCTTAGCCAGTATGTCGTCATTCGTGAAATGAACCGCCTGAGGTTGCAGGAGGGAAAAAACCTCGCCTTTGCCTATGGCAAAAAGGAGTTCCACTCTGCGCCTGGTTTGGCCCTGGGCTTCGAGCTGGCGAAGCTGTCCAGTGAAGATGGCGATAATGCGGAAGCGGTTAAATTTCTCTCCATGGCGGCAGTGGTTCCAAGATACTCACCGGATCAGCAGGGATTGGCTTTCAACGTCGCAGAGTTCCTATGGGGAATCAACGAGCATGAACTTGCTTTTAAAATCATGAAAGCCTTGTCGATCTCCGGCCTCCCTGAGAGTGCTATTCGTGATTACTATCCTAAGGGTGTCCAATGGGCCAAATCCTTGCGGCAAAGGAGGGAAGCCAAGGAATGGAGCGCAGAACTTACTGCGATCAAAGAGCGCGATGCTGCTAAGAAGAAAAAGTAA